One region of Armigeres subalbatus isolate Guangzhou_Male chromosome 3, GZ_Asu_2, whole genome shotgun sequence genomic DNA includes:
- the LOC134226451 gene encoding tetratricopeptide repeat protein 1-like isoform X3 yields MGSTSRQVDTSASDEEHFEDASSKEINEKVVNEVIDQVMGVSIENSTHHNTSSSSEQTDKFVDCRSDSGSDEDTLGKEGRKTKCNEDEDDFIDDESQRDWEKGLSEEEKLANKAKADELKAQGNELFKQGDYDKSANVYTEALKICPMQYSAERSILFANRAAAKTKLNFKPSAIDDCTKAIEHNPKYLKALVSAIESTSRRATLYEEADKLDESMEDFKKILELDPSNEEAKAAQVRLAPKIQERNERLKEEMMENN; encoded by the exons ATGGGATCGACATCCAGACAAGTGGATACATCCGCGAGCGATGAAGAGCACTTCGAGGATGCATCCAGCAAGGAAATTAATGAAAAAGTCGTGAACGAGGTCATTGATCAAGTAATGGGAGTGTCCATCGAAAATTCAACGCACCATAATACGTCGTCCTCGTCGGAACAGACGGATAAATTCGTAGACTGTCGTAGCGATTCCGGCAGCGACGAGGACACGTTAGGTAAGGAAGGCAGGAAGACGAAGTGCAATGAGGACGAAGATGATTTCATCGATGACGAGTCGCAGAGGGACTGGGAAAAGGGTCTGTCCGAGGAGGAAAAGTTGGCCAACAAGGCGAAAGCGGATGAGCTCAAAGCACAAGGCAACGAACTATTCAAGCAGGGCGACTATGACAAATCGGCCAACGTGTACACGGAGGCGCTGAAGATTTGCCCAATGCAGTATTCGGCGGAACGATCCATTTTGTTTGCCAATCGAGCGGCGGCGAAAACTAAACTCAACTTCAAACCCTCGGCCATCGATGATTGCACCAAAGCCATAGAACACAACCCTAAGTACCTGAAGGCTTTGGTGAG CGCTATTGAATCCACTTCCAGACGGGCAACGCTATACGAGGAAGCCGACAAGTTGGACGAAAGTATGGAAGATTTCAAAAAGATTTTGGAACTGGATCCGTCCAATGAAGAAGCTAAGGCAGCCCAAGTCAGACTGGCACCAAAGATTCAGGAGCGCAACGAACGTCTCAAGGAGGAAATGATGG
- the LOC134226451 gene encoding tetratricopeptide repeat protein 1-like isoform X1, protein MGSTSRQVDTSASDEEHFEDASSKEINEKVVNEVIDQVMGVSIENSTHHNTSSSSEQTDKFVDCRSDSGSDEDTLGKEGRKTKCNEDEDDFIDDESQRDWEKGLSEEEKLANKAKADELKAQGNELFKQGDYDKSANVYTEALKICPMQYSAERSILFANRAAAKTKLNFKPSAIDDCTKAIEHNPKYLKALVSAIESTSRRATLYEEADKLDESMEDFKKILELDPSNEEAKAAQVRLAPKIQERNERLKEEMMGKLKDLGNMILRPFGLSTQNFEMQQDPSTGSYSINFKSGK, encoded by the exons ATGGGATCGACATCCAGACAAGTGGATACATCCGCGAGCGATGAAGAGCACTTCGAGGATGCATCCAGCAAGGAAATTAATGAAAAAGTCGTGAACGAGGTCATTGATCAAGTAATGGGAGTGTCCATCGAAAATTCAACGCACCATAATACGTCGTCCTCGTCGGAACAGACGGATAAATTCGTAGACTGTCGTAGCGATTCCGGCAGCGACGAGGACACGTTAGGTAAGGAAGGCAGGAAGACGAAGTGCAATGAGGACGAAGATGATTTCATCGATGACGAGTCGCAGAGGGACTGGGAAAAGGGTCTGTCCGAGGAGGAAAAGTTGGCCAACAAGGCGAAAGCGGATGAGCTCAAAGCACAAGGCAACGAACTATTCAAGCAGGGCGACTATGACAAATCGGCCAACGTGTACACGGAGGCGCTGAAGATTTGCCCAATGCAGTATTCGGCGGAACGATCCATTTTGTTTGCCAATCGAGCGGCGGCGAAAACTAAACTCAACTTCAAACCCTCGGCCATCGATGATTGCACCAAAGCCATAGAACACAACCCTAAGTACCTGAAGGCTTTGGTGAG CGCTATTGAATCCACTTCCAGACGGGCAACGCTATACGAGGAAGCCGACAAGTTGGACGAAAGTATGGAAGATTTCAAAAAGATTTTGGAACTGGATCCGTCCAATGAAGAAGCTAAGGCAGCCCAAGTCAGACTGGCACCAAAGATTCAGGAGCGCAACGAACGTCTCAAGGAGGAAATGATGGGTAAGTTGAAAGACCTCGGCAATATGATCCTGCGGCCGTTCGGGTTGTCGACGCAAAACTTCGAGATGCAGCAGGATCCGTCCACCGGGTCCTACTCCATTAACTTCAAAAGCGGAAAATAG
- the LOC134226451 gene encoding tetratricopeptide repeat protein 1-like isoform X2: protein MGSTSRQVDTSASDEEHFEDASSKEINEKVVNEVIDQVMGVSIENSTHHNTSSSSEQTDKFVDCRSDSGSDEDTLGKEGRKTKCNEDEDDFIDDESQRDWEKGLSEEEKLANKAKADELKAQGNELFKQGDYDKSANVYTEALKICPMQYSAERSILFANRAAAKTKLNFKPSAIDDCTKAIEHNPKYLKALVRRATLYEEADKLDESMEDFKKILELDPSNEEAKAAQVRLAPKIQERNERLKEEMMGKLKDLGNMILRPFGLSTQNFEMQQDPSTGSYSINFKSGK from the exons ATGGGATCGACATCCAGACAAGTGGATACATCCGCGAGCGATGAAGAGCACTTCGAGGATGCATCCAGCAAGGAAATTAATGAAAAAGTCGTGAACGAGGTCATTGATCAAGTAATGGGAGTGTCCATCGAAAATTCAACGCACCATAATACGTCGTCCTCGTCGGAACAGACGGATAAATTCGTAGACTGTCGTAGCGATTCCGGCAGCGACGAGGACACGTTAGGTAAGGAAGGCAGGAAGACGAAGTGCAATGAGGACGAAGATGATTTCATCGATGACGAGTCGCAGAGGGACTGGGAAAAGGGTCTGTCCGAGGAGGAAAAGTTGGCCAACAAGGCGAAAGCGGATGAGCTCAAAGCACAAGGCAACGAACTATTCAAGCAGGGCGACTATGACAAATCGGCCAACGTGTACACGGAGGCGCTGAAGATTTGCCCAATGCAGTATTCGGCGGAACGATCCATTTTGTTTGCCAATCGAGCGGCGGCGAAAACTAAACTCAACTTCAAACCCTCGGCCATCGATGATTGCACCAAAGCCATAGAACACAACCCTAAGTACCTGAAGGCTTTGGTGAG ACGGGCAACGCTATACGAGGAAGCCGACAAGTTGGACGAAAGTATGGAAGATTTCAAAAAGATTTTGGAACTGGATCCGTCCAATGAAGAAGCTAAGGCAGCCCAAGTCAGACTGGCACCAAAGATTCAGGAGCGCAACGAACGTCTCAAGGAGGAAATGATGGGTAAGTTGAAAGACCTCGGCAATATGATCCTGCGGCCGTTCGGGTTGTCGACGCAAAACTTCGAGATGCAGCAGGATCCGTCCACCGGGTCCTACTCCATTAACTTCAAAAGCGGAAAATAG